The following are from one region of the Mixophyes fleayi isolate aMixFle1 chromosome 7, aMixFle1.hap1, whole genome shotgun sequence genome:
- the LOC142098605 gene encoding E3 ubiquitin-protein ligase TRIM39-like, translated as MASAELKDELNCSICLNIYTEPVTLRCGHSFCQICIKSVLDRQEGSKVYTCPECRAEYLRRPALRRNMKLCNIVEHFRTTQPEQKTAGIYCTYCVHCSVPAVKTCLMCEASLCEVHLSVHSKSTDHVLTEPTGSMDSRKCATHNEILKYYCCKDASCICVSCCVFGEHRGHQVELLKEASEKKKEKLSKVLEKLTSKREETEKSVQSLQDHRREIQEKAAGLTAKVTTLFIDLREQLKALEERVLSDISRQRDKVFLSVSDLIQHLEIKKDELSRNTCYIKELCKVTDPLIVLQEREAGRADIEEGPNKRVQVVGTLDEVSISLTLHTALSDIVTSVRRGFHVKDILLDINTSAVDVAISGDLKSATWSKTPIWAKKPQRFKNYCQVLSFQSFSSGQNYWEVETSELGNWRVGVAYPSIERKGDLSGIGQNNKSWCLRLCQKDYLVSHRAKEIKLEPESPLQRVGVYLDYEAGRLSFYQLCDPIRHLHTFTATFCEPLHAVFLVWKDGWLRIRS; from the coding sequence ATGGCATCAGCCGAACTCAAGGACGAACTGAACTGCTCCATCTGCCTCAATATCTACACAGAGCCTGTCACCCTGAGATGTGGCCACAGCTTCTGCCAGATCTGTATTAAATCAGTGCTGGATAGGCAGGAGGGGTCCAaagtttatacctgtcctgagTGCAGAGCGGAGTATCTAAGGCGCCCGGCGTTACGCAGGAACATGAAGTTGTGTAACATTGTGGAGCATTTCCGAACTACTCAACCGGAGCAGAAGACAGCAGGTATCTACTGTACATACTGTGTCCACTGCTCCGTCCCTGCGGTCAAAACGTGTCTGATGTGTGAAGCTTCTCTGTGTGAGGTTCATTTGAGCGTACACAGCAAGTCCACGGACCACGTCCTAACGGAACCCACCGGCTCCATGGACAGCAGAAAATGTGCCACCCACAACGAGATCCTGAAATACTACTGCTGTAAGGACGCTTCCTGTATCTGCGTGTCGTGTTGTGTGTTTGGGGAGCACAGGGGACATCAGGTGGAACTTCTGAAGGAGGCCTCCGAGAAGAAGAAAGAGAAACTGAGTAAAGTTCTGGAGAAACTGACCTCGAAACGAGAAGAGACGGAGAAGAGCGTCCAGAGCCTGCAGGACCACCGGAGAGAAATACAAGAAAAAGCAGCTGGCCTCACAGCCAAGGTGACCACCCTGTTTATAGACCTCAGGGAACAGCTCAAGGCTCTAGAGGAACGTGTCTTGAGTGACATTTCCAGGCAGAGGGATAAAGTTTTCCTCTCGGTCTCCGATCTGATCCAGCAtctggaaataaagaaggacgagctgtccaggaaTACGTGTTACATAAAGGAGCTGTGCAAAGTGACGGATCCGCTAATTGTCCTACAAGAACGGGAGGCGGGCAGAGCCGATATTGAGGAGGGTCCTAACAAAAGAGTCCAGGTTGTAGGGACTTTGGATGAAGTTTCCATCTCTCTGACATTGCACACAGCCTTATCTGATATTGTGACTAGTGTAAGACGAGGGTTTCACGTCAAGGACATATTATTGGACATCAACACCTCTGCTGTCGACGTGGCCATTTCGGGGGACTTGAAAAGCGCCACCTGGTCTAAGACCCCAATATGGGCGAAGAAACCGCAGAGATTTAAAAATTATTGTCAGGTTTTGAGTTTCCAGAGCTTTAGCTCGGGACAAAATTACTGGGAAGTGGAGACCAGCGAACTTGGCAACTGGAGAGTTGGGGTGGCCTATCCCAGCATTGAACGGAAAGGGGACTTGTCGGGCATCGGGCAGAACAACAAGTCTTGGTGTCTGCGCTTATGTCAGAAAGATTATTTAGTGTCTCACCGGGCAAAAGAAATTAAGTTGGAGCCAGAATCCCCCTTGCAGAGAGTAGGAGTATATCTGGACTATGAGGCCGGGCGTCTGTCCTTCTATCAGCTGTGTGACCCCATAAGACACTTACACACCTTCACTGCCACCTTCTGTGAGCCCCTGCATGCTGTATTTCTGGTATGGAAGGATGGCTGGCTGAGAATCAGAAGTTAG
- the LOC142098606 gene encoding LOW QUALITY PROTEIN: E3 ubiquitin/ISG15 ligase TRIM25-like (The sequence of the model RefSeq protein was modified relative to this genomic sequence to represent the inferred CDS: inserted 1 base in 1 codon), protein MASACLRKELSCSICLSLYTDPVSLRCGHNFCRVCIVTALDTQERDEVYSCPECRAEYQERPLLEKNRKLCNIVESFLSNQPEQEETKVFCTYCVESPVSAVKTCLHCETSMCEDHLSAHNKSVDHVLIEPTSSLDHRKCRIHRKLLEYYCCEDAACICVSCFVIGSHKGRQVESLDDAMKTKQEKLRYILEKLTSSRAEAEEQVQSLQDRRREVQEEAAVATGKVTDLFMDIRNKLDALERRVLSEISRQTEEISLEVSDLIQQLEAQNDELSSKMRHIEELCKMTDPLTVLQHRESDTYDGYCENENDTESDPKKIYSVDDLDQCLISVTLHSGLSDLLSNVKRGFYIFEAADILLDINTACTNVCVSGDLKSASWSTIYLNYPENTMRFTDFCQVLSSTRFNSGQHYWEVEVSTTNHWWVGVAYSSIDRKGDQSKIGENNKSWCLRWSDDGYSAIHNSRVNKLQPESPVQILGVYLDYEVGRLSFYQLCXPHQTLIHLHCLIH, encoded by the exons ATGGCGTCTGCTTGTCTGAGAAAGGAGCTGAGCTGCTCCATCTGCCTGAGCCTTTATACAGATCCCGTATCcctgagatgtggacacaacttctgccgggtctgtattgTGACTGCGCTGGATACACAGGAGAGGGATGAAGTTTATTCttgtcctgaatgcagagcagagtaTCAGGAGCGCCCTCTGCTGGAGAAGAACAGGAAGCTGTGTAACATTGTGGAAAGTTTCCTATCTAATCAGCCAGAGCAGGAGGAGACCAAGGTCTTCTGTACTTACTGCGTGGAATCTCCTGTATCTGCTGTGAAAACCTGTCTGCATTGTGAGACCTCCATGTGTGAGGACCACCTGAGTGCACACAACAAGTCTGTGGATCATGTTCTGATTGAACCAACATCATCACTGGACCACAGAAAATGCAGAATTCACAGAAAACTTCTTGAGTATTACTGCTGTGAGGATGCTGCCTGTATTTGTGTCTCCTGCTTTGTAATAGGATCACACAAAGGACGCCAGGTTGAGTCGTTGGATGACGCCATGAAGACAAAACAGGAAAAATTGAGATACATTCTAGAGAAACTGACCTCCAgcagagcagaggctgaggaACAAGTCCAGAGTCTGCAAGATCGCAGGAGAGAAGTACAGGAAGAAGCTGCTGTCGCCACAGGAAAAGTCACTGACTTGTTTATGGACATCAGGAATAAGTTGGACGCCCTAGAGAGGAGAGTGCTGAGTGAGATCTCCAGACAGACAGAGGAGATTTCCCTGGAagtctctgatctgatccagcagctAGAAGCACAGAATGATGAACTGTCCAGCAAGATGCGTCATATTGAGGAGCTGTGTAAAATGACTGATCCATTAACTGTCTTACAACACCGAGAATCAGACACTTATGATGGTTATTGTGAGAATGAGAATGATACAGAAAGTGATCCTAAAAAGATCTATTCTGTAGATGATCTGGACCAGTGTCtgatctcagtgactttgcaCTCAGGTTTATCTGATCTTCTGAGTAATGTAAAGAGAGGGTTCTATATATTTGAGGCTGCAGACATATTACTTGACATAAACACAGCTTGTACTAATGTCTGTGTATCAGGGGATTTAAAATCTGCATCTTGGTCCACAATATACCTAAACTACCCAGAGAATACAATGAGGTttacagatttttgtcaggtctTAAGCAGCACACGTTTTAACTCAGGACaacattactgggaagtggaaGTCAGCACAACAAATCATTGGTGGGTTGGAGTGGCTTATTCTAGTATTGACAGGAAAGGAGATCAGTCAAAAATAGGAGAGAATAACAAGTCCTGGTGTTTGCGTTGGTCAGATGATGGTTACTCAGCGATACACAATTCAAGGGTCAATAAACTGCAGCCGGAGTCTCCTGTGCAGATATTAGGAGTATACCTGGACTATGAGGTCGGACGTCTGTCCTTCTATCAGCTGT GACCCCATCAGACACTTATACACCTTCACTGCCTCATTCACTGA